A stretch of Aerococcus urinaehominis DNA encodes these proteins:
- a CDS encoding YdcF family protein gives MLYLIGLALLLMAILLFIIAPRNLWDTIIMMAAVVVLVIAILTDGRVAQVSMIRHLLLALRLMAQYVAPIFALVVGLVAWLHSFRLYSQEKNKLQFSLGLGLATVLIFSALYQYLLIYFFPNRLASTFLGISQFIMMYYLLLFINYLVVTLRLNILADEGRQDYLIVLGLRLLTDGQLSSSLIKRLNMVKQYVDHQYFLYGQAPIVITSGWSYDGQQITEAQAMKDYLVARGLDSQGIWLEDQAKNTHENFTLSKRLIMTHDKRPLDSIKGVFVTSSYHLYRGQLYANMVGMYHFSGIGAPSLLLDGLLAGMREYVAILFMHRKLHMVMTLVMAGLAIITYHHFV, from the coding sequence ATGCTGTACTTAATTGGTCTAGCCCTATTATTGATGGCAATTTTACTTTTTATCATTGCCCCGCGAAATTTATGGGATACAATTATTATGATGGCTGCCGTGGTAGTTTTAGTTATTGCTATTCTAACTGACGGGCGGGTGGCCCAAGTTAGCATGATTAGGCATCTACTACTGGCTTTGAGACTAATGGCCCAGTATGTCGCGCCTATTTTTGCCTTAGTAGTAGGTCTCGTCGCTTGGTTGCATAGTTTTCGCCTCTACAGCCAAGAAAAAAATAAATTACAATTTAGTTTGGGTCTTGGCTTGGCAACAGTTTTAATTTTCTCTGCCTTGTACCAATATTTATTGATTTATTTTTTTCCTAATCGTTTAGCCTCTACTTTTTTAGGTATCAGTCAATTTATCATGATGTATTATTTGCTACTGTTTATTAATTATTTAGTTGTTACCTTACGTTTGAATATTCTTGCTGATGAGGGACGCCAGGATTATCTGATAGTTTTGGGGTTGCGCTTGTTGACTGACGGCCAATTATCATCAAGCTTAATAAAACGCCTCAATATGGTGAAGCAATATGTCGACCACCAATATTTTTTGTATGGCCAGGCACCTATTGTGATTACTTCTGGCTGGTCTTACGATGGCCAACAAATTACTGAAGCACAAGCGATGAAGGATTATTTAGTCGCTCGTGGCTTAGATAGCCAAGGGATTTGGTTAGAGGACCAGGCCAAAAACACTCATGAGAATTTTACGCTATCTAAGCGTTTAATTATGACCCACGATAAGCGACCACTTGATTCTATTAAAGGCGTTTTTGTGACCTCGTCTTACCACCTCTATCGGGGGCAGCTCTATGCTAATATGGTAGGTATGTATCACTTTAGTGGTATCGGTGCGCCGAGTTTACTTTTAGATGGCTTATTAGCTGGTATGCGAGAGTATGTGGCTATTTTATTTATGCATCGCAAGTTACATATGGTAATGACCCTAGTAATGGCTGGCTTAGCTATCATTACCTACCACCACTTTGTCTAG
- the rsmI gene encoding 16S rRNA (cytidine(1402)-2'-O)-methyltransferase, which translates to MVTNTAGQLYLVPTPIGNLADMTYRGVEVLRSVDTILAEDTRHSQKLLNHFEIDTHQESYHQHNSQQKISQVIPRLLAGESFAQVSDAGMPAISDPGADLVAACIQAGIQVIPLPGANAGLTGLIASGLPTTSFTFLGFPPRKSKERNHFFNQAALLPTTVILYESPYRLKDTLADLLAYYPADTRLVVVRELTKKFEEFKRGSLSELVAYYQEQGQIKGEICIIIEANQAEIASSHSDQVNQELLAKLAYADQVDYWIDQEGLTSKAAIKHVAKANQVNKQEVYRAYHER; encoded by the coding sequence ATGGTGACTAATACAGCCGGCCAGTTATATCTGGTCCCGACCCCTATTGGCAACCTGGCCGATATGACCTATCGTGGTGTGGAGGTCCTGAGGTCAGTTGATACTATCCTGGCAGAGGATACCCGCCATAGTCAAAAACTGCTTAATCATTTTGAGATTGATACCCATCAGGAAAGCTACCACCAACATAATAGCCAGCAAAAAATTAGCCAGGTTATTCCACGCTTGTTAGCAGGAGAGAGTTTTGCCCAGGTATCAGATGCTGGCATGCCTGCTATATCAGATCCGGGTGCTGACTTAGTAGCTGCTTGTATCCAAGCTGGTATTCAAGTGATTCCCTTACCTGGCGCTAATGCTGGCCTGACTGGTTTAATTGCTTCAGGCTTACCAACAACATCCTTTACCTTTTTGGGTTTTCCACCACGAAAAAGCAAAGAGCGTAATCATTTCTTCAATCAAGCTGCGCTTTTACCGACCACAGTTATTCTATATGAATCGCCTTATCGCTTGAAGGATACCCTGGCTGACCTGCTGGCCTACTATCCAGCTGACACCCGTCTAGTAGTGGTGAGAGAGCTTACAAAAAAATTTGAGGAATTCAAACGCGGCAGCTTAAGTGAGCTAGTGGCTTATTACCAAGAACAAGGTCAGATTAAGGGAGAAATTTGTATCATAATTGAAGCCAACCAAGCAGAAATTGCCAGTAGCCACTCCGATCAAGTCAATCAAGAGCTCTTGGCCAAATTAGCTTATGCTGACCAAGTGGACTATTGGATTGACCAGGAGGGATTAACGAGTAAAGCAGCCATTAAGCATGTGGCTAAAGCTAACCAGGTGAATAAGCAAGAGGTCTACCGGGCCTACCACGAAAGGTAA
- a CDS encoding GIY-YIG nuclease family protein — MAIKSHYMYVLACADRTLYTGYTVDWQRREREHNQGRGAKYTRLKSRQPSRMVYVQAFSSRSLAMSAEYHFKQLTRAQKEDFLYQTGVSSLDPFSSQPPLVKLLEEEEIDGD, encoded by the coding sequence ATGGCGATTAAATCCCACTATATGTATGTCTTAGCTTGTGCCGATCGGACCCTTTATACTGGCTATACGGTTGACTGGCAAAGACGCGAGCGGGAGCATAATCAAGGGCGAGGTGCCAAATATACCCGGTTAAAGAGTCGACAACCCAGCCGGATGGTCTATGTTCAAGCATTCAGTAGTCGGAGCCTAGCCATGTCAGCCGAGTACCATTTTAAGCAATTGACACGTGCCCAGAAAGAGGATTTTTTATACCAAACAGGCGTGTCTTCCTTAGACCCTTTTAGTAGTCAGCCACCCCTAGTTAAACTTTTAGAGGAGGAAGAGATTGATGGTGACTAA
- a CDS encoding tRNA1(Val) (adenine(37)-N6)-methyltransferase — protein sequence MLKARERIDRLIPQQLDIIQSPEYFTFSLDALLLADFAKINKRQKRIIDFCTGNGVVPLILSQACSGQLYGVDIQPALADMARRSVALNQLEDRIKILAADINDLPTYFDQQSFDIVTCNPPYFKVYPDSRLNPNQAKAIARHEITMSLADIFSQAQYLLKEKGKLYVVHRPERLTELLVAGQHHQLTLKRMRLVQAKVDQAANTVLLEFIKRGQDKGLVVEPTLISHLANNDYSPEVRRIYYGD from the coding sequence ATGTTAAAAGCTCGGGAGAGAATAGACCGCTTAATTCCTCAGCAGTTGGATATTATCCAAAGTCCGGAATATTTTACTTTTTCTCTAGATGCCTTGCTACTAGCTGATTTTGCTAAAATTAACAAACGACAAAAACGGATTATTGATTTTTGCACGGGGAATGGTGTGGTACCACTCATTCTTTCACAAGCTTGTTCAGGACAACTTTATGGGGTTGACATCCAGCCAGCTTTAGCTGATATGGCTAGACGGTCAGTAGCCCTTAACCAATTAGAAGACCGGATTAAGATACTTGCAGCTGATATTAATGATTTACCAACTTATTTTGACCAGCAAAGTTTTGATATAGTAACCTGCAACCCACCTTACTTCAAGGTTTATCCAGATTCTCGCCTTAACCCCAATCAGGCCAAGGCCATTGCTCGCCATGAAATCACCATGTCGCTGGCGGATATTTTTAGCCAGGCTCAGTACCTGTTAAAAGAGAAGGGGAAATTATATGTGGTTCACCGACCTGAAAGATTAACCGAATTATTAGTGGCTGGCCAGCACCACCAACTAACCTTAAAGAGAATGAGATTGGTGCAAGCCAAGGTTGATCAAGCTGCCAACACAGTACTCTTGGAATTTATTAAAAGAGGTCAGGATAAGGGCCTGGTTGTGGAACCCACACTAATTAGCCATCTAGCTAATAATGACTATTCCCCAGAAGTGAGGCGGATTTACTATGGCGATTAA
- a CDS encoding initiation control protein YabA, translating to MNNRDVTAELNDMQASLDLMQANLDKLNQSWQEVAVNNRDLETENRYLRERLQELTLLYETSLQDQVVNSGPVSVPSKENEGLSKARLNLKNIYDDGFHICNEFYGQKREAGTECLLCVNKL from the coding sequence GTGAATAATCGAGATGTGACCGCCGAGCTTAATGATATGCAGGCTAGCCTAGACTTAATGCAGGCTAATTTAGATAAATTAAACCAGTCCTGGCAGGAAGTAGCTGTAAATAACCGTGATTTAGAGACTGAAAATCGTTATCTGAGAGAACGTCTCCAAGAGCTCACGCTATTATATGAGACCAGCCTCCAAGACCAGGTAGTGAATAGTGGGCCGGTTAGTGTCCCAAGTAAAGAAAACGAAGGTTTATCCAAAGCACGGTTGAATCTCAAAAATATTTATGATGATGGCTTTCATATTTGTAATGAATTTTATGGCCAGAAGCGGGAAGCAGGAACAGAATGTCTCTTGTGTGTAAATAAATTATAA
- a CDS encoding GNAT family N-acetyltransferase: MITFNNLWTYHSRVEDRQLYCFYGQELTPASYSYNYCQLNFNPKDDESLALLENQYLDFAYDLDLLYYAWHWPENTGILPSMMRSLARTGYLLELNRLMVLSPENFEPGPALKEPLSYQLSDQASSSYLAQQFAYNQEYSHQLANDMACLYTHYQNCDQLSYLSASYQGQPAAVVDLIDHGGYWELDNFTVTPNFRGLGIGSELLQIICQLAKPNQQIILRVDQESPAYQFYMKRGFTDHAYQIRCHRPIPQTIRQDIKMANQAWQQGQDYQIKF, translated from the coding sequence ATGATAACTTTCAATAATTTATGGACCTACCACTCCCGAGTAGAAGATCGTCAACTATACTGCTTTTATGGTCAAGAGCTTACCCCGGCTAGCTATAGCTATAACTACTGCCAGCTTAACTTCAATCCCAAGGATGATGAAAGCTTGGCACTCCTAGAGAATCAGTACCTAGACTTTGCCTATGACCTAGACTTGCTATACTACGCCTGGCACTGGCCAGAAAACACTGGCATCCTGCCGTCAATGATGCGTAGCTTAGCCAGGACCGGCTACCTATTAGAGCTTAATCGTTTAATGGTGCTTAGTCCCGAAAACTTTGAGCCTGGTCCAGCCCTTAAAGAGCCCTTAAGCTACCAGCTAAGCGACCAGGCCAGCTCCAGCTATCTGGCCCAACAATTTGCCTATAACCAGGAATATTCTCACCAGCTAGCAAACGATATGGCTTGTCTATATACCCATTACCAAAATTGCGACCAGCTCAGTTATCTCTCAGCTAGCTACCAGGGACAGCCAGCAGCCGTTGTAGATTTAATTGACCATGGTGGCTACTGGGAATTAGACAACTTTACCGTAACCCCTAATTTCAGAGGACTAGGTATCGGAAGTGAATTACTACAGATAATTTGCCAGTTAGCTAAACCCAACCAGCAAATCATCTTACGGGTGGACCAAGAGAGCCCCGCCTATCAGTTTTACATGAAAAGGGGCTTTACAGATCACGCTTATCAAATACGCTGCCACCGCCCTATTCCACAAACGATTCGTCAGGACATTAAAATGGCCAACCAGGCCTGGCAACAAGGCCAAGACTACCAGATTAAATTTTAA
- the holB gene encoding DNA polymerase III subunit delta', translating to MSFAITEKQPRLTQLMTQVVCANRLGHAYLLAGQAGAGPADMALYLSCALFCQQAQSGQPCGHCQHCQRIIKEEFPDVTRIRPDGQSIKIDQVRAVKQDLAMSGLEGSQQVFIFYEAEKLTSGAANALLKFLEEPHNGVYFFLLTKQTDQVLATIQSRCQLVYFPSLAGNQAITHFKDQGLNDSTARLMVNLTKDITSAQELLADEVFTKQVDLILAWLARLFSQDARAFTMVASDWMKISKDRPANMRLLQTVLVYLYDLFYLACQGEASQDEQIYLPHNKVTYAKILAHTNKEAVNQAIEALHQAVMMLAANVPVQASLEYFVLATWLKDDV from the coding sequence ATGTCTTTTGCAATTACTGAAAAACAGCCCCGTTTGACGCAACTGATGACGCAAGTCGTGTGTGCCAATCGTCTTGGCCATGCCTATTTGCTGGCTGGTCAGGCTGGTGCCGGTCCAGCTGATATGGCCTTATATTTATCCTGCGCCTTATTTTGTCAGCAAGCCCAATCAGGGCAGCCATGTGGTCACTGCCAGCATTGCCAACGCATCATTAAGGAAGAATTTCCAGACGTCACTAGAATCCGACCCGATGGCCAGTCAATAAAAATAGACCAGGTCCGAGCCGTTAAGCAGGACCTGGCCATGTCAGGATTAGAAGGCAGCCAGCAAGTTTTTATTTTTTATGAGGCTGAAAAATTAACGTCCGGTGCAGCTAATGCTTTGTTAAAGTTTTTAGAAGAACCGCATAATGGGGTCTATTTTTTCTTATTAACCAAGCAAACTGACCAAGTGCTAGCTACGATCCAATCCCGTTGTCAGCTGGTTTATTTTCCTAGCCTAGCAGGGAATCAAGCCATTACCCATTTCAAAGACCAAGGTTTAAACGATTCAACGGCCCGCTTGATGGTAAATCTGACCAAGGATATTACCAGTGCCCAGGAGTTGTTGGCGGATGAAGTATTTACTAAACAGGTAGATTTAATCTTAGCTTGGTTGGCCCGCTTGTTTAGTCAGGATGCGCGCGCTTTTACCATGGTAGCTAGTGACTGGATGAAAATTTCTAAGGATAGGCCTGCTAATATGCGTCTTTTACAGACAGTGTTAGTCTATCTCTATGATCTTTTTTACTTAGCCTGTCAAGGGGAGGCCAGCCAGGATGAGCAGATTTATTTGCCTCATAATAAAGTGACTTACGCTAAAATTTTAGCGCATACAAACAAAGAGGCAGTCAACCAAGCTATTGAGGCCCTTCATCAGGCTGTTATGATGCTAGCAGCTAATGTGCCTGTTCAAGCCAGTTTAGAGTACTTTGTTTTGGCCACCTGGTTAAAAGACGATGTTTAA
- the tmk gene encoding dTMP kinase, with product MKKGAFITIEGPDGSGKSTLIAGLAPRLADYFGDQVVFTREPGGDPIAEDIRQLILADKTTTMDDGTEAILFAASRRQHLVSKILPALSQGKLVICDRFVDSSIAYQGYGRQLGAQAVAQLNDFATQGLTPDLTLYLDLPAQAGLARIFQGRNQEINRLDQESLAFHQRVVAGYQALCQANPDRIKRLDASQSPADILDQAWQVLQLNCPQLFSD from the coding sequence GTGAAAAAAGGTGCTTTTATTACTATTGAGGGACCAGATGGTTCAGGCAAATCAACGCTGATAGCTGGCTTGGCCCCACGACTTGCAGACTATTTCGGGGACCAGGTCGTTTTTACGCGGGAGCCGGGAGGAGATCCGATAGCTGAGGATATCCGCCAATTAATTTTAGCTGATAAAACGACTACTATGGATGACGGCACGGAAGCAATTTTGTTTGCTGCTAGTCGCCGACAACACTTGGTTAGCAAAATTCTACCTGCGCTAAGCCAGGGTAAACTAGTTATCTGTGATCGTTTTGTCGACTCATCTATCGCCTACCAAGGTTATGGTCGCCAGCTAGGTGCCCAGGCGGTGGCCCAACTTAATGATTTTGCTACCCAGGGTTTGACCCCAGATTTGACACTTTACTTAGATTTGCCAGCTCAGGCTGGATTAGCGCGAATTTTTCAAGGACGCAACCAGGAAATTAACCGCTTAGACCAGGAATCACTTGCCTTTCACCAACGTGTTGTGGCCGGCTACCAAGCTCTGTGTCAGGCTAATCCAGACCGCATCAAGCGGTTAGATGCGAGTCAGTCACCAGCTGATATCCTGGACCAGGCTTGGCAGGTATTGCAGCTTAACTGCCCCCAATTATTTTCTGATTAA
- the recR gene encoding recombination mediator RecR, with product MQYPEPISRLIDSFKKLPGIGQKTAARLAFFVINMPEAEVLQFANALIDAKRELVYCSVCGMITQDDPCSICSDDRRDPSAILVVEDSRDVMSMERMQSFQGRYHVLHGVLSPMEGTGPEDLNITSLLGRLQDDQVKEVIIATNATAEGEATATYLSRLIQPAGITVSRIAYGLSVGSDIEYADEVTLQRAFEGRRQIGK from the coding sequence ATGCAGTATCCAGAGCCTATTAGTCGTCTCATCGATAGCTTTAAAAAGTTGCCTGGAATTGGGCAAAAAACAGCTGCCCGTCTCGCCTTTTTTGTGATTAATATGCCCGAAGCTGAGGTGCTCCAATTTGCTAATGCTCTCATTGATGCTAAAAGAGAACTGGTATATTGTAGCGTTTGTGGCATGATTACCCAGGATGATCCCTGCAGTATATGTAGTGATGACCGACGAGACCCATCAGCTATTTTAGTTGTGGAGGATTCTCGCGACGTTATGTCTATGGAACGGATGCAAAGCTTCCAGGGCCGTTATCACGTCCTGCACGGTGTTTTGTCCCCAATGGAGGGGACTGGACCAGAAGATTTAAATATCACTAGCCTGCTTGGTCGTTTGCAGGATGACCAGGTTAAGGAAGTGATTATCGCAACAAATGCGACGGCCGAGGGCGAGGCGACAGCCACCTATTTATCTCGCCTCATTCAACCAGCGGGAATTACTGTCAGTCGGATTGCTTATGGCTTATCAGTTGGATCAGATATTGAGTATGCTGACGAAGTAACCTTGCAGCGAGCATTCGAAGGTCGCCGCCAGATTGGAAAGTAG
- a CDS encoding YbaB/EbfC family nucleoid-associated protein translates to MAGGMANMQKMMKQAQKLQKQMEATQKELEAKEFIGKEPSGMVTATLTGDRRLKDLSLAQDVVDPEDTDMLQDLIIAAVNDGLDQIDQESAQTMGQFTKGIPGF, encoded by the coding sequence ATGGCAGGCGGAATGGCAAATATGCAAAAAATGATGAAGCAAGCACAGAAGTTACAGAAACAAATGGAAGCCACGCAAAAAGAGTTAGAGGCTAAAGAGTTTATTGGTAAGGAACCATCAGGTATGGTAACTGCTACCTTAACTGGCGACCGTCGTCTTAAGGATCTTTCTCTGGCCCAGGATGTGGTAGACCCAGAGGATACCGATATGCTTCAAGATTTGATTATTGCAGCTGTTAATGATGGCTTAGACCAGATTGACCAAGAATCTGCCCAGACAATGGGACAATTTACCAAAGGCATTCCTGGCTTCTAA
- the dnaX gene encoding DNA polymerase III subunit gamma/tau, producing MTYQALYRVWRPQRFDQIVGQTAITTTLRHAIAANKTSHAYLFTGPRGTGKTSAAKIFAKAVNCPNQVDGEPCNDCQICQEISAGSLADVVEIDAASNNGVDEIRDIRDKVRYAPTEATYKVYIIDEVHMLSMGAFNALLKTLEEPPEHVIFILATTEPHKIPVTIISRTQRFDFKRISPSAIEDRLAYILDQEEAGYQEEALAIIARAANGGMRDALTMTDQVLSFGQGQVDTETARLVTGSLSEDQLVNYVTALSQAKTQEALTLVHQLLDQGQEATRFIEELLAFSRDLLLAQQVGQQADQVLSMKYTDNFYKLAESISPAFLYQVMDSLQTTQEEVRYSLQPAIYIDVATIRLASQKQPNLPASNDQLSSNQTQLIQELNQVKAQLAELKSDHGETTKLSQQARNQESKGAKVKASDFRPNYPLIYQTLAQATERDRDQIQAVWPEIVADYSNMDGALLKATQPVAASPEYFVVSFDYDIICSRVASDQEIQAGVQAKISQLVDHPGKMLVISANQWQEARSTYVKAYKSGQLDQLLGKVQSEVNTDQSKQGDQLAANNLDQASLNADQEDLVQPAIDLFGADNVTISDD from the coding sequence TTGACCTACCAAGCTCTATATCGGGTATGGCGCCCGCAACGCTTCGACCAAATTGTGGGACAGACTGCCATCACCACGACCTTGCGTCACGCCATAGCTGCCAATAAAACCAGCCATGCTTATCTATTTACTGGTCCACGTGGGACAGGTAAGACATCGGCAGCAAAAATTTTTGCCAAGGCAGTTAATTGCCCCAACCAGGTGGATGGTGAGCCTTGTAATGACTGCCAAATTTGCCAAGAAATTTCGGCTGGTAGTCTAGCAGATGTCGTTGAGATTGATGCGGCTTCTAACAATGGGGTTGATGAAATACGCGATATTCGTGATAAGGTCCGTTATGCACCAACAGAAGCTACTTATAAGGTCTATATTATTGATGAGGTGCACATGCTTTCAATGGGTGCTTTCAATGCTTTATTAAAGACTTTAGAGGAACCACCAGAGCATGTTATTTTTATTTTGGCTACGACCGAACCCCACAAGATTCCTGTAACCATTATTTCTCGGACCCAACGGTTTGATTTTAAACGAATTAGCCCATCTGCTATTGAGGACCGTTTAGCTTATATCTTGGACCAGGAAGAGGCTGGTTACCAGGAAGAGGCATTGGCTATAATTGCCAGAGCTGCCAATGGTGGGATGCGGGATGCTTTGACGATGACAGACCAAGTACTCTCATTTGGACAGGGACAAGTCGATACTGAGACGGCACGTTTAGTGACAGGGTCGCTCAGTGAGGACCAGTTGGTTAATTATGTTACGGCCCTCAGCCAGGCTAAAACCCAGGAAGCTTTGACACTTGTTCATCAGTTACTGGACCAGGGGCAAGAAGCTACCCGTTTTATTGAAGAGTTGCTGGCTTTTAGTCGCGACTTACTCTTGGCCCAGCAGGTAGGCCAACAAGCAGACCAGGTGCTCAGTATGAAGTACACAGATAACTTCTATAAATTAGCTGAAAGTATATCACCGGCCTTTCTATATCAGGTAATGGATAGTCTACAGACTACCCAAGAAGAAGTGCGCTATAGCTTGCAACCAGCCATATACATTGATGTGGCGACTATCCGGCTGGCTAGCCAAAAACAGCCGAATTTACCAGCTAGTAACGACCAATTAAGTAGTAACCAGACTCAATTAATCCAGGAATTAAACCAGGTCAAGGCCCAGCTAGCAGAACTAAAATCTGATCATGGTGAAACTACCAAGCTCAGTCAGCAGGCCCGAAACCAGGAAAGTAAGGGAGCTAAAGTTAAGGCAAGTGATTTTAGGCCTAATTATCCTTTAATTTATCAAACTTTAGCCCAGGCTACTGAGCGTGATCGTGACCAAATCCAAGCGGTTTGGCCAGAAATTGTAGCTGATTATAGCAATATGGATGGTGCCTTACTTAAAGCGACCCAACCTGTAGCGGCTAGTCCAGAATACTTTGTAGTCAGCTTCGATTATGATATTATTTGTTCACGTGTAGCTAGTGACCAGGAGATTCAAGCAGGTGTACAAGCCAAAATTAGCCAACTGGTTGACCATCCAGGTAAGATGTTGGTGATTAGCGCTAACCAATGGCAAGAAGCCAGAAGCACTTATGTTAAAGCCTATAAATCCGGTCAGCTGGACCAGTTATTAGGTAAGGTACAAAGTGAAGTAAACACGGACCAATCTAAGCAAGGGGACCAGCTAGCTGCTAACAATCTAGACCAAGCTAGTTTAAATGCAGACCAGGAAGACCTGGTTCAACCGGCTATTGACTTGTTCGGGGCTGATAATGTTACAATAAGTGATGATTAA
- a CDS encoding TIGR00730 family Rossman fold protein, with amino-acid sequence MNITVYCGANHGKQSAYVHAARQLGTWIAQQGHCLVYGGGKAGLMGVLADEVLGHGGRVIGVIPDFLVDREVAHAGLSELHIVTDMSVRKQKMFDLGQAFIALPGGPGTLEELTEVFSWAILGKNAAPVIVYNVDNYYQPLQTMYQQMVHQGFLAADQCASLRFCDSLAALEACINDYRPPRVRSYD; translated from the coding sequence ATGAATATTACCGTATATTGTGGAGCCAATCATGGTAAGCAGTCTGCCTATGTTCATGCGGCGCGCCAGCTGGGAACTTGGATAGCCCAACAAGGACATTGCCTGGTCTACGGTGGCGGAAAAGCCGGTTTAATGGGTGTTCTAGCTGATGAAGTGCTTGGCCATGGTGGCCGAGTTATTGGCGTTATCCCAGACTTTTTAGTTGATCGTGAGGTTGCCCATGCTGGTCTCAGCGAATTACATATTGTCACCGATATGTCCGTACGCAAGCAAAAAATGTTTGATTTAGGCCAAGCTTTTATTGCACTTCCCGGGGGCCCAGGCACCCTAGAGGAGCTGACAGAAGTTTTTTCTTGGGCTATTTTAGGTAAAAACGCCGCCCCAGTTATTGTGTATAATGTAGATAATTATTACCAACCGCTACAAACCATGTATCAACAAATGGTTCATCAGGGCTTTTTAGCGGCTGACCAATGTGCTAGCTTGCGCTTTTGCGACTCACTTGCAGCCCTAGAGGCCTGTATTAATGACTACAGGCCCCCAAGGGTAAGAAGCTATGATTAA